The following are encoded together in the Oncorhynchus gorbuscha isolate QuinsamMale2020 ecotype Even-year linkage group LG03, OgorEven_v1.0, whole genome shotgun sequence genome:
- the LOC124019543 gene encoding methyltransferase-like protein 7A, whose translation MGGFTGKMTYLMRNFLMNFCKLICLAITLPLQLMEFLGLYGMYKRLFPLLAYNITFSYNDKMHENKRNLFRDLCKFCNTDGTLRLLEIGCGSGANFKYYPYGCTVICTDPNPYFEKYLQMSMTASDHLTYESFVVASGEDLTTVHDETVDVVVCTLVLCSVNNVPQVLEEARRILRKGGALYFLEHVESDPSSWIYFFQHMLQPMWYYLGDGCMVTRATWRDLEAAGFSEIQLRHIEAPRVTFMIKPHILGYAIK comes from the exons ATGGGAGGTTTCACCGGGAAAATGACATATCTTATGAGGAACTTCTTGATGAACTTCTGCAAGCTAATTTGTTTGGCGATAACCTTACCTCTCCAACTAATGGAGTTTTTGGGCTTATATGGCATGTACAAGCGTTTGTTTCCGCTTCTTGCTTACAATATCACTTTTTCATACAATGACAAAATGCACGAAAACAAGAGGAACCTTTTCCGAGACTTGTGTAAATTCTGCAACACGGATGGTACACTTCGACTTCTGGAGATTGGCTGCGGTAGTGGGGCCAACTTCAAATACTACCCATACGGTTGCACGGTCATTTGCACAGACCCCAACCCTTACTTTGAGAAGTACCTGCAGATGAGTATGACAGCAAGCGACCACCTGACCTATGAAAGCTTTGTGGTTGCCTCAGGAGAGGACCTGACGACAGTGCACGATGAGACAGTGGATGTTGTTGTCTGCACGCTTGTGCTGTGTTCTGTCAACAATGTGCCACAGGTACTGGAAGAGGCAAGACGGATACTCCGAAAA GGTGGTGCTCTGTACTTTCTGGAGCATGTAGAGTCAGACCCCTCCTCTTGGATATACTTCTTCCAGCACATGCTCCAGCCCATGTGGTACTACCTGGGGGACGGCTGCATGGTTACCAGGGCAACGTGGAGAGATCTGGAGGCTGCTGGGTTCTCAGAGATCCAGCTCCGACACATTGAGGCTCCGCGGGTCACTTTCATGATCAAACCACACATTCTTGGATATGCCATCAAGTAA
- the LOC124031237 gene encoding cyclic AMP-dependent transcription factor ATF-1-like isoform X3, protein MSLGGSPVTVVQLPGGHFQVQGVIQSSVIQSPQVQTVQGQGSDSDDSQDSSDSGASAQKTREILARRPSYRKILNELSAEEVASRNEGEDDNPASSGMTTVTVPNTQTIYQTSSGQYITIAPNGTIQLANPGSENLQGLQTLTMTNSGQQQGTTILHYAQTPDGQQLLVPSNQVVVQSAGGEMQTYQIRTAPTAQQTVVMTSPVGMSEQKTGDPTMKREIRLAKNREAARECRRKKKQYVKCLENRAAVLENQNKTLIEELKTLKDLYHVKTG, encoded by the exons ATGTCTCTGGGGGGCTCTCCAGTGACGGTGGTCCAGCTCCCTGGGGGTCATTTCCAGGTGCAGGGGGTGATCCAGTCGTCGGTCATCCAGTCCCCACAGGTGCAGACTGTTCAG GGCCAGGGCTCAGACAGTGACGACTCCCAGGACTCCTCAGACAGTGGAGCCTCCGCCCAGAAGACCAGAGAGATACTGGCCAGACGGCCCTCCTACAG AAAGATCCTCAATGAGCTGTCTGCTGAGGAGGTGGCGTCACGGAACGAGGGAGAGGATGACAACCCTGCTTCCTCTGGCATGACCACAGTGACAGTGCCCAACACCCAGACAATCTACCAGACCAGCAGCGGCCAGTACA tTACCATCGCCCCTAACGGCACCATTCAACTGGCTAACCCGGGGTCAGAGAACCTTCAGGGCTTACAGACTCTCACCATGACCAACTCAGGCCAACAGCAGGGCACCACCATCCTACATTATGCCCAGACGCCCGACGGACAGCAGCTACTCGTGCCCAGCAACCAGGTGGTCGTACAGA GTGCAGGAGGAGAGATGCAGACGTACCAGATCCGCACGGCGCCCACAGCGCAACAGACTGTGGTCATGACTTCCCCTGTAGGAATGTCTGAGCAGAAGACTGGCGACCCCACCATGAAGAGAGAGATCCGACTCGCTAAGAACAG AGAAGCGGCCCGTGAGTGTCGCAGGAAGAAGAAGCAATATGTCAAGTGTCTGGAGAACCGTGCGGCCGTGCTGGAGAACCAGAACAAGACTCTCATTGAGGAACTCAAGACGTTAAAGGACCTGTACCATGTCAAAACAGGATAA
- the LOC124031237 gene encoding cyclic AMP-dependent transcription factor ATF-1-like isoform X4, whose amino-acid sequence MSLGGSPVTVVQLPGGHFQVQGVIQSSVIQSPQGQGSDSDDSQDSSDSGASAQKTREILARRPSYRKILNELSAEEVASRNEGEDDNPASSGMTTVTVPNTQTIYQTSSGQYITIAPNGTIQLANPGSENLQGLQTLTMTNSGQQQGTTILHYAQTPDGQQLLVPSNQVVVQSAGGEMQTYQIRTAPTAQQTVVMTSPVGMSEQKTGDPTMKREIRLAKNREAARECRRKKKQYVKCLENRAAVLENQNKTLIEELKTLKDLYHVKTG is encoded by the exons ATGTCTCTGGGGGGCTCTCCAGTGACGGTGGTCCAGCTCCCTGGGGGTCATTTCCAGGTGCAGGGGGTGATCCAGTCGTCGGTCATCCAGTCCCCACAG GGCCAGGGCTCAGACAGTGACGACTCCCAGGACTCCTCAGACAGTGGAGCCTCCGCCCAGAAGACCAGAGAGATACTGGCCAGACGGCCCTCCTACAG AAAGATCCTCAATGAGCTGTCTGCTGAGGAGGTGGCGTCACGGAACGAGGGAGAGGATGACAACCCTGCTTCCTCTGGCATGACCACAGTGACAGTGCCCAACACCCAGACAATCTACCAGACCAGCAGCGGCCAGTACA tTACCATCGCCCCTAACGGCACCATTCAACTGGCTAACCCGGGGTCAGAGAACCTTCAGGGCTTACAGACTCTCACCATGACCAACTCAGGCCAACAGCAGGGCACCACCATCCTACATTATGCCCAGACGCCCGACGGACAGCAGCTACTCGTGCCCAGCAACCAGGTGGTCGTACAGA GTGCAGGAGGAGAGATGCAGACGTACCAGATCCGCACGGCGCCCACAGCGCAACAGACTGTGGTCATGACTTCCCCTGTAGGAATGTCTGAGCAGAAGACTGGCGACCCCACCATGAAGAGAGAGATCCGACTCGCTAAGAACAG AGAAGCGGCCCGTGAGTGTCGCAGGAAGAAGAAGCAATATGTCAAGTGTCTGGAGAACCGTGCGGCCGTGCTGGAGAACCAGAACAAGACTCTCATTGAGGAACTCAAGACGTTAAAGGACCTGTACCATGTCAAAACAGGATAA
- the LOC124031237 gene encoding cyclic AMP-dependent transcription factor ATF-1-like isoform X6, translated as MTTVTVPNTQTIYQTSSGQYITIAPNGTIQLANPGSENLQGLQTLTMTNSGQQQGTTILHYAQTPDGQQLLVPSNQVVVQSAGGEMQTYQIRTAPTAQQTVVMTSPVGMSEQKTGDPTMKREIRLAKNREAARECRRKKKQYVKCLENRAAVLENQNKTLIEELKTLKDLYHVKTG; from the exons ATGACCACAGTGACAGTGCCCAACACCCAGACAATCTACCAGACCAGCAGCGGCCAGTACA tTACCATCGCCCCTAACGGCACCATTCAACTGGCTAACCCGGGGTCAGAGAACCTTCAGGGCTTACAGACTCTCACCATGACCAACTCAGGCCAACAGCAGGGCACCACCATCCTACATTATGCCCAGACGCCCGACGGACAGCAGCTACTCGTGCCCAGCAACCAGGTGGTCGTACAGA GTGCAGGAGGAGAGATGCAGACGTACCAGATCCGCACGGCGCCCACAGCGCAACAGACTGTGGTCATGACTTCCCCTGTAGGAATGTCTGAGCAGAAGACTGGCGACCCCACCATGAAGAGAGAGATCCGACTCGCTAAGAACAG AGAAGCGGCCCGTGAGTGTCGCAGGAAGAAGAAGCAATATGTCAAGTGTCTGGAGAACCGTGCGGCCGTGCTGGAGAACCAGAACAAGACTCTCATTGAGGAACTCAAGACGTTAAAGGACCTGTACCATGTCAAAACAGGATAA
- the LOC124031237 gene encoding cyclic AMP-dependent transcription factor ATF-1-like isoform X2 encodes MQQEARMSLGGSPVTVVQLPGGHFQVQGVIQSSVIQSPQGQGSDSDDSQDSSDSGASAQKTREILARRPSYRKILNELSAEEVASRNEGEDDNPASSGMTTVTVPNTQTIYQTSSGQYITIAPNGTIQLANPGSENLQGLQTLTMTNSGQQQGTTILHYAQTPDGQQLLVPSNQVVVQSAGGEMQTYQIRTAPTAQQTVVMTSPVGMSEQKTGDPTMKREIRLAKNREAARECRRKKKQYVKCLENRAAVLENQNKTLIEELKTLKDLYHVKTG; translated from the exons ATGTCTCTGGGGGGCTCTCCAGTGACGGTGGTCCAGCTCCCTGGGGGTCATTTCCAGGTGCAGGGGGTGATCCAGTCGTCGGTCATCCAGTCCCCACAG GGCCAGGGCTCAGACAGTGACGACTCCCAGGACTCCTCAGACAGTGGAGCCTCCGCCCAGAAGACCAGAGAGATACTGGCCAGACGGCCCTCCTACAG AAAGATCCTCAATGAGCTGTCTGCTGAGGAGGTGGCGTCACGGAACGAGGGAGAGGATGACAACCCTGCTTCCTCTGGCATGACCACAGTGACAGTGCCCAACACCCAGACAATCTACCAGACCAGCAGCGGCCAGTACA tTACCATCGCCCCTAACGGCACCATTCAACTGGCTAACCCGGGGTCAGAGAACCTTCAGGGCTTACAGACTCTCACCATGACCAACTCAGGCCAACAGCAGGGCACCACCATCCTACATTATGCCCAGACGCCCGACGGACAGCAGCTACTCGTGCCCAGCAACCAGGTGGTCGTACAGA GTGCAGGAGGAGAGATGCAGACGTACCAGATCCGCACGGCGCCCACAGCGCAACAGACTGTGGTCATGACTTCCCCTGTAGGAATGTCTGAGCAGAAGACTGGCGACCCCACCATGAAGAGAGAGATCCGACTCGCTAAGAACAG AGAAGCGGCCCGTGAGTGTCGCAGGAAGAAGAAGCAATATGTCAAGTGTCTGGAGAACCGTGCGGCCGTGCTGGAGAACCAGAACAAGACTCTCATTGAGGAACTCAAGACGTTAAAGGACCTGTACCATGTCAAAACAGGATAA
- the LOC124031237 gene encoding cyclic AMP-dependent transcription factor ATF-1-like isoform X1, which translates to MQQEARMSLGGSPVTVVQLPGGHFQVQGVIQSSVIQSPQVQTVQGQGSDSDDSQDSSDSGASAQKTREILARRPSYRKILNELSAEEVASRNEGEDDNPASSGMTTVTVPNTQTIYQTSSGQYITIAPNGTIQLANPGSENLQGLQTLTMTNSGQQQGTTILHYAQTPDGQQLLVPSNQVVVQSAGGEMQTYQIRTAPTAQQTVVMTSPVGMSEQKTGDPTMKREIRLAKNREAARECRRKKKQYVKCLENRAAVLENQNKTLIEELKTLKDLYHVKTG; encoded by the exons ATGTCTCTGGGGGGCTCTCCAGTGACGGTGGTCCAGCTCCCTGGGGGTCATTTCCAGGTGCAGGGGGTGATCCAGTCGTCGGTCATCCAGTCCCCACAGGTGCAGACTGTTCAG GGCCAGGGCTCAGACAGTGACGACTCCCAGGACTCCTCAGACAGTGGAGCCTCCGCCCAGAAGACCAGAGAGATACTGGCCAGACGGCCCTCCTACAG AAAGATCCTCAATGAGCTGTCTGCTGAGGAGGTGGCGTCACGGAACGAGGGAGAGGATGACAACCCTGCTTCCTCTGGCATGACCACAGTGACAGTGCCCAACACCCAGACAATCTACCAGACCAGCAGCGGCCAGTACA tTACCATCGCCCCTAACGGCACCATTCAACTGGCTAACCCGGGGTCAGAGAACCTTCAGGGCTTACAGACTCTCACCATGACCAACTCAGGCCAACAGCAGGGCACCACCATCCTACATTATGCCCAGACGCCCGACGGACAGCAGCTACTCGTGCCCAGCAACCAGGTGGTCGTACAGA GTGCAGGAGGAGAGATGCAGACGTACCAGATCCGCACGGCGCCCACAGCGCAACAGACTGTGGTCATGACTTCCCCTGTAGGAATGTCTGAGCAGAAGACTGGCGACCCCACCATGAAGAGAGAGATCCGACTCGCTAAGAACAG AGAAGCGGCCCGTGAGTGTCGCAGGAAGAAGAAGCAATATGTCAAGTGTCTGGAGAACCGTGCGGCCGTGCTGGAGAACCAGAACAAGACTCTCATTGAGGAACTCAAGACGTTAAAGGACCTGTACCATGTCAAAACAGGATAA
- the LOC124031237 gene encoding cyclic AMP-dependent transcription factor ATF-1-like isoform X5, with protein sequence MQQEARMSLGGSPVTVVQLPGGHFQVQGVIQSSVIQSPQVQTVQGQGSDSDDSQDSSDSGASAQKTREILARRPSYRKILNELSAEEVASRNEGEDDNPASSGMTTVTVPNTQTIYQTSSGQYITIAPNGTIQLANPGSENLQGLQTLTMTNSGQQQGTTILHYAQTPDGQQLLVPSNQVVVQSAGGEMQTYQIRTAPTAQQTVVMTSPVGMSEQKTGDPTMKREIRLAKNSGP encoded by the exons ATGTCTCTGGGGGGCTCTCCAGTGACGGTGGTCCAGCTCCCTGGGGGTCATTTCCAGGTGCAGGGGGTGATCCAGTCGTCGGTCATCCAGTCCCCACAGGTGCAGACTGTTCAG GGCCAGGGCTCAGACAGTGACGACTCCCAGGACTCCTCAGACAGTGGAGCCTCCGCCCAGAAGACCAGAGAGATACTGGCCAGACGGCCCTCCTACAG AAAGATCCTCAATGAGCTGTCTGCTGAGGAGGTGGCGTCACGGAACGAGGGAGAGGATGACAACCCTGCTTCCTCTGGCATGACCACAGTGACAGTGCCCAACACCCAGACAATCTACCAGACCAGCAGCGGCCAGTACA tTACCATCGCCCCTAACGGCACCATTCAACTGGCTAACCCGGGGTCAGAGAACCTTCAGGGCTTACAGACTCTCACCATGACCAACTCAGGCCAACAGCAGGGCACCACCATCCTACATTATGCCCAGACGCCCGACGGACAGCAGCTACTCGTGCCCAGCAACCAGGTGGTCGTACAGA GTGCAGGAGGAGAGATGCAGACGTACCAGATCCGCACGGCGCCCACAGCGCAACAGACTGTGGTCATGACTTCCCCTGTAGGAATGTCTGAGCAGAAGACTGGCGACCCCACCATGAAGAGAGAGATCCGACTCGCTAAGAACAG CGGCCCGTGA